The sequence TAAACAAGTGGCGAGTTGACACCAGGTGGCATGACGAAAATGCGCGAACTGGCGGCGGGTGTTCCTGACCCACTGTCAGTAAGGCAATGTGCGGCCGTCAGCAGCACGCGTGGTTTCCAAATTGCAGCGCTACACATCTCGTAGTTAGTGGTGCCCAGCACGATGAGTTGGGCCGTATAGGGCTCGCCTTGGGCGGGGGTGCCCTGCATCAAGCGAGGGGCCGCAACCGATGTCCCGGTGATCATCGATAGGCCAAGAGCAGCAATCAGCAGGCTCGCGACTCGAGGTTTCACTTCCGCAGAATAAGTCGCGGACCTTCGGGAAACCAAAGATGGGTCGATAGTCCCTATCCAAGGCGAGGATTTCCTAAGAATCTTGGATCTAGGCGCTCGCAGCAACGGCCAATAGATCTTTGCCTCGGCGCTTTAGGCCTCCCGCAAGGGTGGAATCAGTATTTAGCCCCTCGCGACCAGGCGGGGGGCTAAATACTTGCCGGTTATTCGACTGGTCCGTGACCAATAAGTTTGGGGTGCACGTCAAGTGGCTCTTCCAGTTCTTCTTCCGTTGGAACTTCAGCATCAACATCGGAAGCATGAATAGTGTGGCGCATAGCCCAGATGGCCCAGGTGCCGAATGCAATCAAGATTGACCCAATGACAATCCAAGCAAGCACAGTAGGAAGCTTGGTGAGATTCAACATGATGAAACCGATGAGAGCTGCTGAAGGAATCGTGACGATCCAAGCCAAAACCATGCGTCCGACAACTTTCCAGTTCACGCCCTGACCTGAGCCCACGCCTGCACCAACGATCGATGTTGCTGCTGCGTGAGTAGTGCTAATTGGCATACCCATTGCAGTAGCACCGAAGATGGCTGTAGTGGCGCCAATATTGGCTGCAGCACCCGAAGTTGCGTGCAGGGTTGTGATCTTCAAACCCATCGTTTCGATAATCTTCCAGCCGCCCCAAAGAGTGCCGATTGCAATTGCGGCGTAAGCACTGAGTGCTACCCATTCAGGAACGAGAACAGTCTTGCCATCTTCAGCCATCGAGGTGTAGCCAGCTCCCAGCAACAATGCGGCAATAACGCCCATGGTCTTCTGAGCATCGTTAGCACCATGACCAAAGGACACAGCGCCGGCTGTGATCAGCTGAAGTCCCTTGAAGACTGGGTGGTCATCTCGCATCTTGAACATTCGCTGAATTGCAAAAACTAAGTACATCGCGATGAACGCGATGGTGAAAGCAACTGCAGGTGAAAGAATGATTCCGAAACCGGCCTTCTGCACACTTGCCCAGTCAATAGCGTTAAGTCCGCCAACAGCGAGACCTGCACCAACAAGACCACCAATAATCGCGTGGCTTGAGGATGAGGGCATACCGATGCGCCATGTGAGGTAGTTCCATGCGATCGCAGCGAAAATTGCAGCGAAAGTCACGGCTACTCCTTCCGAATCTGTTTTCACGGTTTTTGCGATGGTGTTTGCAACTGCAGTACCCACAACAAAGTACGCAGCGAAGTTGAAGAATGCGGAGAATGCTGGTGCCCACTTGACTGGGAGAGCTCGTGTTGCAACGACTGTTGCGACCGAGTTTGCTGCGTCGTGGAAGCCATTGGTGAAGTCGAAAACCAATGCAAGTACGCAGAGGGCAATGACCGCGAGAAGCAGCATGTCCATGGGGTGGCGTCTCCTTGAATAAAAGCCCAGGTGACTACCTGGTGACACTAAGTGAACTCAAAGTGAACAAATGAAGGGGGTGGAGAAGGTGAACAGCAGATGAACGAAACTCAAATTTCTCAAATTTTGTGAGGGAATTCTGGCATGTCGTTCAAATGAAAGTGGGCGCTAGCCGAAGCCAACGCCCACTCGAGTCAAGTTCGATTAGTCAGTAATCAAACCAGTGATCGTGCCAAGCAAGGTCTCAACTGTGAAGTCTGAGGTTGGAGCATCTTTGACGACCTTGCCCAAGCGCAGCACCACGATGCGGTCAGTGACCTCCATGATGTGCGGGAGAGTGTGCGAAATAAAGATCACGCCCAGACCTTGAGCCTTCGCGGTGCGAATGATCTGAAGCACTTCACCAGCCTGACGAGCACCCAAATGGTTGGTGGGTTCGTCAAGGATGATCACTTTGTTTGCCCAGGCAACAGCGCGACCAATGGCGACTGCCTGTCGTTGACCACCAGAAAGCTGAGCGACTGAACGATTGGACTGCGGAACAGCAATGCCCACTCGCTCAAGTTCCTTGTGCGCTTCGCCATCCATCTTCTTTTGCGCCAAGAAGCCCATTTTTCCAAGGATGCCCGGCACGGTTTCTTCACGACCAAGAAACACATTTGCTGCAACGGAAAGTTGCGGCGCCAAACTTGAGTCTTGGTACAGAGTTTCGATTCCAGCCTGAAGGGCTTCATGTGGTGACTTCCACTTACGCTCCTGACCATCGAGCAGAATTTCACCGCTCGTTGGTTGATGCACGCCGGACAAGCACTTCACCAAGGTTGATTTACCAGCGCCGTTGTCACCTACAAGGCCAACAACTTCACCTGGGTAAAGCTGCATCGTGACATCGTCGAGTGCGGTGACAGCGCCGTACTTCTTTGAAATATTACGCACTTCGTAAATTGGCTGATTCACGACGCTTTCCCTTCACTCTTGCGAAGACCTTGGATGGTGACAGCCACCGCAATCAAGACAGCAACCACAACCTGCTTCCAGTTTGGATCAACGCCAATGATGATCAGACCTGAGGTGACAGTGGTGAGAATGAGAGCGCCAAGAATGGTGCCTGAGATGCGACCAACACCACCTGAAAGTGATGCACCGCCGATCACCACAGCTGCGATTGCGTAAAGCTCAAGCCCAAGACCTGACGAAGGGGCACCGGACCCAAGACGTAGGTAGTAGAACATGCCCGCAGCGCCTGCAAGTGCGCCGGAAAGGATGTAGATCTTCGAGGTCTGGCGGTAGACGCTAATACCAGCAGCGCGTGTAGCAAATGGGTTAGAGCCAAGTGCAAATGTGTATCGACCAAAGCGAGCCTTGTGAAGGAATGCCCAGGAGATAAAACAAATAACGATAACGATGATGATCGGCGTTGAAATCGGTCCGAGCCACGGCACAGAAAGTTGGATGGCCTCAGATGGGCCACCAGCGATAGGTCCGCCACCGGTGAAGACAAGCGCAAGGCCAGCAGCAGCTCCAAGGGTGACCAAGGTTGCGATAAACGGCACAAGTTTGGCGTAGTTGATCATCACTGCATTTAAGATCCCAGCGACACAACCAACGGCAACGCAGACAAGCGCTCCAATGACGAGCGTGAGGTAAGGCGTCATCCCGCCTTCAGTGAGGGAGCGCATCGCGAAAGCACCAACAACACCGGACAATGTACAAACGGAACCGACAGACAGATCGATTCCGCCACTGACGATGACAAAAGTTTCAGCAAGGGCGACAAGTACAAGGGGGCCCCAGTCAGCAAGAATGTTGCCTGCTACGCCAACAGAAAAGAAAATGCGGTTGAACGCGGTGAACACCGCAATCATTGCCAACAGAACGAGAAACAAAATGAACTGTTGATTCGTCACGAATTCTTTTAATCGTGAGGGTTGCGTGGTGTGAGTTGCGGTAGTCACGCGATTCCTTCCGTTCTGTTTATGCCGAAAATTTGATCCTAGTTAGCAATCTGGTCGGTGAATGCCGAAGCACTCACCGACCAGATCAACCTAGCCCTACTTATGCAACGTAGGTGTACTTCTTGAGATCTGCTTCTGTGGTGTTTGCATCGAGAACAACGTTAGGAATAACAACCTCACGCTCGGTCACGGTGCCACCACCAATGGTGGTGCAGATGTTTTGGATTGCAAGCTTGGCTTCAGCGCCTGGATCCTGTGCGATCAGAGCAGTGAACACGCCATCCTTGATCAACTTCACGTTGTCTGGGTAAGCGTCGTAGCCAACAAGAGCAACCTTGCCAGTCAAGCCCTTTGCCTGCAGAGCTGCAGCAGCACCGGTTCCGTTGGTGCCGTCAATTGCGAAGATGCCGTTGAGATCTGGGTACTTGGTCAACCAGTTGTTTACGTTGGTGTTTGCCTTTGCAGAGTTTGACTCTGAGTAAGCAACGTCAACGACCTTGATGCCTGGGTAGTTAGCCTTGAGTGCTGCTTGGAAACCTTCGAGGCGAGCAACGTTGGTGGTAGCAGTCTTTGAGGTAAGACCAACGACAACCTTGTAGCTCTTGCCATCTTCGTAGCCAATCGCGGTTGCAATTGCGTCAGCTGCCTTTGAGCCACCATCGGTGTTGTCGCCGGTGATGAAAGCAACAGTCTTCGAGATGTCACCAACGCGAGTATCGACGTTCACCACTGGAATACCAGCTGCGATTGCCTTGTCATTGCCTGCCTGAAGTGCGGTTGGGTCGGTTGGGATCAACACCAGACCTGCTGGGTTGGTTGCTAGCACCTGATCGAGCACTGGGATCTGGGTAGCTGGTGAGTATTCCTTGTCACCCTGCCAAACCAAGGTTGCGCCCTGTGCAGTTGCTTCTTCCTGAGCGCCGACCTTCATGGCGTTGAAGAATGGGTCAGCAACTGCGCCCATCACGAATGCAATGGTCTTGCCCTGGCAAGCGCCCGTAGCTGAAGTGGCGGTGTCAGTTGTTTCTGAGTCGCTGCTTGAGCAAGCTGCAAGAAGCATGGTGGTCGCGCCAGCGACGGCAATGAGACCAGCCGTTGAGCGCTTCATGTTTGAGATTCCGAACATAGGTAAGGAGTCCTTTCGAGGGTGTGCCAGTCGATGTCTGACAACGTTGTCAGGCAGTTCTATTACCCCAAATAGCCCCTTGTCAACGGGTTTTTCAAAAGATAGACAAATTTATTTTGACAACGTTATCTTTAGGCCTGATCATCAGGCAATAAAAGCGAACGAAAGGGACAGATCAACATGTCAGTGAACGCAAATGTGGAATTTTCCACGCGTTCGCGTCCCACGATGAAAGAGGTGGCGGCCCTTTCTGGAACCAGCTTGAAAACCGTCTCCCGCGTAATGAACGAGGAAGCTGGGGTCTCCCCAGAACTGATTAAGAAGGTCAAACAGGCAGCGCAATCACTGAACTATCAACCAAACTTCACGGCAAGTAGTTTGCGCCGAAGCGACGGCAAAACCAACACCATTGGGTTGCTGCTCGAAGATGTTGCAAACCCCTTCTCGTCTGCATTGCAACGTGCGATTGAAGAAGTTGCACGTGAACGAGGCGTAGCAGTGCTTGCAGGCAGTGTTGATGAAGATCAAGCACGCGAACGTGAGCTTGCGGCTGCATTTATTTCTCGCCGCGTCGACGGACTTATCGTGGTACCCGCTGGGCACGATCAGTCGTACTTACAAATCGAAAAACAAACGGGAACACCAATGGTGTTTGTCGACCGACCACCATCACTACTTGATGCGGATTCGGTACTTTCGGCAAACCGTGAAGGCGCAAAGCATGGTGTGCAACATTTGATTGACAATGGTCATGAGCGTATTGCGTATTTAGGTGATCTTGAGACCATCACCACTGCTGCCGATCGCCTTGCTGGTTATCGCGATGCGCTTGAACGTGCTGGCATTGAATACGATCCGTCAATCGTAAAACAAAATCTTCGTGCAAGTTTTGAAGCTGAACGATTCACTAACGAATTGATGGCATCTGATTACCCACCGTCAGCGATATTCGCCAGTCAGAACTTGATCTCAATTGGTGTCATGCAGGCTTTGCATCAGGCTGGCTTACAAAACACCATTGCTCTAGTGGGTTTTGACGACATCCCCATGGTTGATCTCATAGCACCAGGGCTCACCGCAATTATTCAAGATGTTTCTGGTTTGGGCAAAGCTGCAGCAGAAATGCTCTTCGACCGTATTGATGGCGAACAGCACGCATCGCAACACAAAGTACTTGATGTTGCACTTGTTATTCGAGGCTCTGGAGAAATTCAGGGACCTGTTCGTCGCTCGTAAATCCATCAACATCACCACGAAAGGCCGCACCATGGCACAGCCGCTCTACCTCATAGCAACGATCCGCCCGATTCCTGAACATCGCGATGCTCTCATTCAGGAATGCAAAACATTGGTCGATGCGTCGCTTCAAGAGCCTGGCTGCGAGTTATACGACCTCGTTATCGGTGAAGGTGATGATTACTTCACCATGATGGAAAAGTGGACAACCAAGGCACACTGGGATGATCACATGTTGACCGCGCACGTTGCTGCGATGGGCGAGGTTGAAAAGAAGTACTGCCTCGAGCCAAATCAGTTGAAGTTCTTGTTGCCTGCCTACTAATGCGCAACCGCGAAAGCAGCCGCGCTGTCACCAGCAATGCGGCCAAAGGCAAAACAGGTGGCCGTCGGATTGCCGCCTATTGACATCGGGCCAGCCAATCCGCCAGCACATTCTCCGCCGGCAAAAAGTCCTGGAATCACCTCATGTTGGGTATTCATGACTTCACCATGTGCATTGACTCGAGGTCCAGCGCCGGTAAACCCAATTGAGGACAGGCGAATCTCCGTTGCATAGAACGGGCCTTGGCTTATGGGGCGGAGCACAGTCGAATCCTTCAGTTGGACTGAATCAAATCCGGATTCAACATCCTCGTTGTATTTCGCGATTGTTGATGAAAGGTGCTCAAGTGAAATTCCCAAGTCGTCCGCAAGGTCATTGATTGACGGGGCTTTCACCATGTCGCCCTTGTCGACCATTGCGTCAACAACGTCTTCAACCCAGTCTGGATGTAAGCGACGCTTTGGTGCACCTTCGACTGGGCGAGCGCCAGATGGGCTGTAGTCCAACTTGGCGGCTTCATCAAAAATCGCGTACACAGGCGCTACGGCTGCATTGAATGCTCCATGCATGGCGGCAATACCCGCCGTCTCATCAACAAAACGACGCCCAGTGGCATCGACCAGAATCAGGTGGCCAGGCAAGGCTGGGTTTGAAACCTGCACATATCCAGGTCGAATGGTTGCTTCGTAGTAATCGCGACCCGTGATTTGCGCACCAACAGATTCGGCAAGCGGGATTGCATCTCCTTGTGCATACGGGGCAAGTTCGTCTCCGCCGACCGGTAGCACCCAGTCACCTGCGAGATTGGCAAGCTCTGGCATCCATACATTCACGAGTTCCTTGTTGCCACCCATGCCACCAGTCGCAAGCACCACTGCCTTTGATCGCAGTTGTTCACCAGCAGCCTCGATGCCCACCACTGATCCGTCTTCGACAATAAGGCGATCGACTCTGTGGTTCAGAGCGAAATCGACACCTTGGGCGCGAGCAAGTTTGGTGAGAACATCAATAATCTGCTGACCACCGCGGGTGCGGTGAATGCGAGGGACTTCAAAACTTTCATTTGGAACGACGCCGCGAATTTCTACACCATTGTCGGCAAGCCATTCGATTTCTTTGCCGGCGCCTTCGCACAGAGCCCAAGCGACGGATGCGTCGAGTCGGAATGCATTGAGACGCATGTACTGATCGAACATGGCCTTGGCCGAATCTTCGATTCCGGCCTCACGCTGAAAGCGCGTTCCCGCCCCCATGATGTTCGACCAAGAAAAGCGGCTGCGCCCACCGATTTCGCCTTGTGCTTCAACCACCAGAACTGAACAGCCACTTGAACTGGCAGCAACCGCGGCCCGCAAACCAGCAAAGCCACTACCCAAAACGATTACGTCAACATCGGTCATGTGTGGCTCTCCAGAACTCAAGTGTGAGGTTTCTTACGGGTGCAATCTTAGTGATGAGGTCGCTTTCCACCGTTCTCCAAGTCTGTGAGTGGTTGAATGCTCGTACCCACACAAATGGGCTGCAATTCGCGCACGAAACCTTGGAGGAATGGTGTCGCTCACCCTGCGTCGCAACGATTACTCATTGACAGACGAGCAAGGCCAACTTGTTGACATGTTGCGGGATATTTTCACCGAACAGTCACCGATCGATGTTGTGCGTGCAGCTGAACCGTTGGGCTTTGATCAGAAGCTTTGGGACACCGTGAAAGAAAACGGCTTGGTCACCATTTCGGTCCCTGAGAGTGCAGGTGGCGACGGCGGTGGCCTCGTTGAACTGGTCTTAGCTGGTATTGAAATCGGCCGCACAGCAGCACCAGTTCCGCTCCTTGATCAGGTGGTGGCATTGCGTGCCTTCGCAGCGCTGAGTGCCGCCGGCGCAGATCTTGCAGGATTCGACATGGATGCGGCGCTCGCTGGTGACTTGATCGTCAGTGTCGCACCAATTTCTACCTGGGAGCTTGGCTCCCAATTGATTCCAAGTGGTGCTGTAGCTCATGCAGTACTTGCTTTCAAAGACAACTCGATTATTTTGATGACTCGCACAACATTGGCACCGCAAGCGCAGAACGAAGGTTGCGCACCGGTGGCGTGGTGGAGTCCAACCGATGCAGATGTCACCACCACGACTGTGCTCGATGGGGATCAGGCACAAGTCATTTGGGAAATCGTGCAGCGCGAGTGGCGCATTGCCACTGCTTCATCGCTTGTGGGTTTGTTGGCGATTTCCAGTGAAATGGCACGCGCGTATGCGCTGGATCGCAAAGCCTTTGGCGTGACGATTGCGAAGTTCCAAGCGATCTCGCATCAACTCGCCGACATTCACATGGATGTGGTGACCGCCCGCAATATGACCCTGAAGGCTGCGTGGCTAACAGAGAACGAACCCGAGTACCGACCAGAACTTGCTGCGATGGCAATGGCGCACGCTACTCGTGCAGCCCTTCGCAGCACAACGAAAGCTGCGCACGTGTACGGAGGCATGGGCATCACCCTTGAAGCTGATATCAGCCTCTTCTATCGAAAGGTCACCTCGTGGTCTTTGGTCGGTGGCGGAATGCGCAGGGATCTCGAAGAGATCGCACGTGCAATTGATACGCGAGCAGCCGAACTTCAACTTCAGTCTTCGAATCGATAGGTGGATCTGACATGGACTTCAGCCAGGTTGTATTTACGCCAGAACAACTCGCATTAGAGAGTGAAATTCGCGCGATCATTGAAGCGAATTGGACTCCGAACTATGCGCACATCGCCGTTGATCATGATCGCATGCCCGTAGAAGTACGCATGGAATTTGCCAAGCGAGGCTTGTTGCACCCAGATCTTCCCGTGGATAAAGGTGGCGCGGGTCTTGGCGAGTTGGAATTAGAAATGATCGCGGCCATTGCCGACGAATATTGGATGCCAACTAACGCTTCTAACTCAATGTTGATCCCAACCCTAGAAAAGCACGGGTCTGATTGGCTGAAGGAGCATGTGCTTCCAGGTATTCGTCGCGGGGAAATCACAACTTGCCTTGGATATTCGGAACCCGACAATGGATCAGACGTCGCTGCGGCTACAACCAAGGCAGTTCAAGACGGTGACACTTGGGTGATTAACGGTCAGAAGATGTGGACCACATGGGGTAACGAATCTGATTATGTGTTCTTACTTGCTCGAACGGGCCCAGTGGAAGAAAAGCACCGCACACTGACCATGTTCCTTGTACCGATGGACGTACCTGGTGTGGAAGCTACGCCAGTGTGGATTCTGGGTCGCGGGCGCACAAACGTGACCTTCTATACCGATGTGACAATTTCTGATCAGTATCGCGTTGGGCCAATTAACGAAGGCTGGAACGTGATGTCCGAACCGTTGGCCACCGAACATGGTGCGGGTGTGGAAACTCAAGGCGTAGCTCCCGTCAACGGAACGATGGGCCAGACCTTCTCGCGCGTGTTTGAGAAGTTCGTTGATGCGTCTATTAAGTGGGCCGCTTCGCGTAATACTCCCGATGGCAAATCACGATTAGAAGATCCCGTCACTCGCATGGCTATTGCCGAAGCAATGTTGGATCTTGAAATGTGTTGGAATGCTGAAGGTGAACTTGGCAAACCGATGTCAGCCGAAGCACTTTCACGCAATGCCGATCGCATGGCAGACATCGCAGCGCCTGAAGGGTTACTCGACTTTGGTGTCGATGGCAGCGTCTATGCGGGCAACATCTCAAGTGAACGCCAACATGCGCCAGGTACTTCTGTCTACGGCGGCACGACTGAGATTTACCGTAATAACTTGGCGCGTCGACTCGGGTTGCCAAGGCCGTATTAGTTCAGCGGAAATACAACTGTGGCGGGCCCCGAAAGGGACCCGCCACAGTTGTATTAATGAAGTTGAATTACTGGTAGATGACCTTGCCGGTCGTGGTGTCGATGTACTTGCCACCGCACGTCGTTTTTGGATCANNNNNNNNNNNNNNNNNNNNNNNNNNNNNNNNNNNNNNNNNNNNNNNNNNNNNNNNNNNNNNNNNNNNNNNNNNNNNNNNNNNNNNNNNNNNNNNNNNNNTTGGCTCGAATCGGCTCTTTTCACTAGTAATAGCAACGAATGATACGCAATCGTTACCAGAATTCAGGATAAAATAGGACT is a genomic window of Candidatus Nanopelagicales bacterium containing:
- a CDS encoding ATP-binding cassette domain-containing protein, producing the protein MNQPIYEVRNISKKYGAVTALDDVTMQLYPGEVVGLVGDNGAGKSTLVKCLSGVHQPTSGEILLDGQERKWKSPHEALQAGIETLYQDSSLAPQLSVAANVFLGREETVPGILGKMGFLAQKKMDGEAHKELERVGIAVPQSNRSVAQLSGGQRQAVAIGRAVAWANKVIILDEPTNHLGARQAGEVLQIIRTAKAQGLGVIFISHTLPHIMEVTDRIVVLRLGKVVKDAPTSDFTVETLLGTITGLITD
- a CDS encoding LacI family DNA-binding transcriptional regulator; amino-acid sequence: MSVNANVEFSTRSRPTMKEVAALSGTSLKTVSRVMNEEAGVSPELIKKVKQAAQSLNYQPNFTASSLRRSDGKTNTIGLLLEDVANPFSSALQRAIEEVARERGVAVLAGSVDEDQARERELAAAFISRRVDGLIVVPAGHDQSYLQIEKQTGTPMVFVDRPPSLLDADSVLSANREGAKHGVQHLIDNGHERIAYLGDLETITTAADRLAGYRDALERAGIEYDPSIVKQNLRASFEAERFTNELMASDYPPSAIFASQNLISIGVMQALHQAGLQNTIALVGFDDIPMVDLIAPGLTAIIQDVSGLGKAAAEMLFDRIDGEQHASQHKVLDVALVIRGSGEIQGPVRRS
- a CDS encoding FAD-dependent oxidoreductase yields the protein MTDVDVIVLGSGFAGLRAAVAASSSGCSVLVVEAQGEIGGRSRFSWSNIMGAGTRFQREAGIEDSAKAMFDQYMRLNAFRLDASVAWALCEGAGKEIEWLADNGVEIRGVVPNESFEVPRIHRTRGGQQIIDVLTKLARAQGVDFALNHRVDRLIVEDGSVVGIEAAGEQLRSKAVVLATGGMGGNKELVNVWMPELANLAGDWVLPVGGDELAPYAQGDAIPLAESVGAQITGRDYYEATIRPGYVQVSNPALPGHLILVDATGRRFVDETAGIAAMHGAFNAAVAPVYAIFDEAAKLDYSPSGARPVEGAPKRRLHPDWVEDVVDAMVDKGDMVKAPSINDLADDLGISLEHLSSTIAKYNEDVESGFDSVQLKDSTVLRPISQGPFYATEIRLSSIGFTGAGPRVNAHGEVMNTQHEVIPGLFAGGECAGGLAGPMSIGGNPTATCFAFGRIAGDSAAAFAVAH
- a CDS encoding inorganic phosphate transporter, which gives rise to MDMLLLAVIALCVLALVFDFTNGFHDAANSVATVVATRALPVKWAPAFSAFFNFAAYFVVGTAVANTIAKTVKTDSEGVAVTFAAIFAAIAWNYLTWRIGMPSSSSHAIIGGLVGAGLAVGGLNAIDWASVQKAGFGIILSPAVAFTIAFIAMYLVFAIQRMFKMRDDHPVFKGLQLITAGAVSFGHGANDAQKTMGVIAALLLGAGYTSMAEDGKTVLVPEWVALSAYAAIAIGTLWGGWKIIETMGLKITTLHATSGAAANIGATTAIFGATAMGMPISTTHAAATSIVGAGVGSGQGVNWKVVGRMVLAWIVTIPSAALIGFIMLNLTKLPTVLAWIVIGSILIAFGTWAIWAMRHTIHASDVDAEVPTEEELEEPLDVHPKLIGHGPVE
- a CDS encoding acyl-CoA dehydrogenase, with product MVSLTLRRNDYSLTDEQGQLVDMLRDIFTEQSPIDVVRAAEPLGFDQKLWDTVKENGLVTISVPESAGGDGGGLVELVLAGIEIGRTAAPVPLLDQVVALRAFAALSAAGADLAGFDMDAALAGDLIVSVAPISTWELGSQLIPSGAVAHAVLAFKDNSIILMTRTTLAPQAQNEGCAPVAWWSPTDADVTTTTVLDGDQAQVIWEIVQREWRIATASSLVGLLAISSEMARAYALDRKAFGVTIAKFQAISHQLADIHMDVVTARNMTLKAAWLTENEPEYRPELAAMAMAHATRAALRSTTKAAHVYGGMGITLEADISLFYRKVTSWSLVGGGMRRDLEEIARAIDTRAAELQLQSSNR
- a CDS encoding putative quinol monooxygenase, translated to MAQPLYLIATIRPIPEHRDALIQECKTLVDASLQEPGCELYDLVIGEGDDYFTMMEKWTTKAHWDDHMLTAHVAAMGEVEKKYCLEPNQLKFLLPAY
- a CDS encoding substrate-binding domain-containing protein; the protein is MKRSTAGLIAVAGATTMLLAACSSSDSETTDTATSATGACQGKTIAFVMGAVADPFFNAMKVGAQEEATAQGATLVWQGDKEYSPATQIPVLDQVLATNPAGLVLIPTDPTALQAGNDKAIAAGIPVVNVDTRVGDISKTVAFITGDNTDGGSKAADAIATAIGYEDGKSYKVVVGLTSKTATTNVARLEGFQAALKANYPGIKVVDVAYSESNSAKANTNVNNWLTKYPDLNGIFAIDGTNGTGAAAALQAKGLTGKVALVGYDAYPDNVKLIKDGVFTALIAQDPGAEAKLAIQNICTTIGGGTVTEREVVIPNVVLDANTTEADLKKYTYVA
- a CDS encoding ABC transporter permease, with the protein product MTTATHTTQPSRLKEFVTNQQFILFLVLLAMIAVFTAFNRIFFSVGVAGNILADWGPLVLVALAETFVIVSGGIDLSVGSVCTLSGVVGAFAMRSLTEGGMTPYLTLVIGALVCVAVGCVAGILNAVMINYAKLVPFIATLVTLGAAAGLALVFTGGGPIAGGPSEAIQLSVPWLGPISTPIIIVIVICFISWAFLHKARFGRYTFALGSNPFATRAAGISVYRQTSKIYILSGALAGAAGMFYYLRLGSGAPSSGLGLELYAIAAVVIGGASLSGGVGRISGTILGALILTTVTSGLIIIGVDPNWKQVVVAVLIAVAVTIQGLRKSEGKAS
- a CDS encoding acyl-CoA dehydrogenase family protein; protein product: MDFSQVVFTPEQLALESEIRAIIEANWTPNYAHIAVDHDRMPVEVRMEFAKRGLLHPDLPVDKGGAGLGELELEMIAAIADEYWMPTNASNSMLIPTLEKHGSDWLKEHVLPGIRRGEITTCLGYSEPDNGSDVAAATTKAVQDGDTWVINGQKMWTTWGNESDYVFLLARTGPVEEKHRTLTMFLVPMDVPGVEATPVWILGRGRTNVTFYTDVTISDQYRVGPINEGWNVMSEPLATEHGAGVETQGVAPVNGTMGQTFSRVFEKFVDASIKWAASRNTPDGKSRLEDPVTRMAIAEAMLDLEMCWNAEGELGKPMSAEALSRNADRMADIAAPEGLLDFGVDGSVYAGNISSERQHAPGTSVYGGTTEIYRNNLARRLGLPRPY